Proteins from one Citrobacter amalonaticus genomic window:
- a CDS encoding NTP-binding protein, protein MVQMTSDIALSGVACTSGVTPRQLVQSSSENDTWHLTSS, encoded by the coding sequence TTGGTGCAGATGACTTCTGATATTGCGTTGTCAGGAGTCGCCTGCACATCTGGCGTTACGCCCCGTCAATTGGTGCAGTCGTCTTCTGAAAATGACACATGGCATCTGACATCAAGTTAG
- the merT gene encoding mercuric ion transporter MerT, translating to MSEPQKSEPQNGRGALFAGGLAAILASACCLGPLVLIALGFSGAWIGNLTVLEPYRPIFIGAALVALFFAWRRIYRPAQACKPGEVCAIPQVRATYKLIFWIVAALVLVSLGFPYVMPFFY from the coding sequence ATGTCTGAACCACAAAAGTCTGAACCACAAAACGGGCGCGGCGCGCTCTTCGCCGGTGGGCTGGCCGCCATTCTTGCGTCGGCCTGCTGCCTGGGGCCGCTGGTTTTGATCGCCTTGGGGTTCAGCGGGGCATGGATCGGCAACCTGACGGTGCTGGAACCCTATCGCCCGATCTTCATCGGCGCAGCGCTGGTCGCGCTGTTTTTCGCCTGGCGGCGCATCTACCGCCCGGCGCAAGCCTGCAAACCGGGTGAGGTCTGCGCGATTCCCCAAGTGCGAGCTACTTACAAGCTCATTTTCTGGATCGTGGCCGCGCTGGTCCTGGTCTCGCTCGGATTTCCCTACGTCATGCCATTTTTCTATTAA
- a CDS encoding tyrosine-type recombinase/integrase, with amino-acid sequence MTDNDATSIPQLVPLIPDGEFWPSPAGGEPPLDPARAYLLSLNSPRSRQTMASFLGIVARMLGASSADTCSWGSLRRHHVMGITELLRDTGRATATVNTYLAALKGVAKEAWMLRLMDVESFQHIRAVRNLRGSRLSRGRALPAHDIQQLFAACEADRSSLGVRDAAILGVLLGCGLRRSEAVYLRLSDVVTYERALRVLGKGNKERLAYMPDGTWQRLQLWIDQVRGENPGPLFTRIRRFDTLTNDRLTDQAVYHILQVRRGQAGIPQCAPHDLRRTFATALLDNGEDLITVKDAMGHASVTTTQNYDRRGDERLRTARDRLSLP; translated from the coding sequence ATGACAGACAATGATGCGACTTCGATTCCGCAGCTGGTACCGCTGATACCAGACGGTGAATTCTGGCCATCGCCAGCCGGCGGTGAGCCCCCTCTCGATCCCGCGCGCGCCTATCTCCTTTCCCTGAATTCTCCGCGCAGTCGTCAGACCATGGCCTCTTTCCTCGGGATCGTGGCCCGGATGCTCGGTGCCTCCAGTGCTGATACCTGCAGCTGGGGCAGCCTGCGCCGGCACCATGTCATGGGGATCACCGAACTGCTTCGCGATACTGGTCGCGCCACGGCTACCGTTAACACCTACCTTGCCGCGCTGAAGGGTGTGGCAAAAGAGGCCTGGATGCTGAGGCTGATGGATGTGGAGAGCTTTCAACATATCCGGGCAGTCCGAAATCTGCGTGGCAGCCGGTTATCCCGGGGCCGTGCTCTCCCGGCTCATGACATCCAGCAATTGTTTGCTGCCTGTGAAGCTGACCGGAGCAGCCTCGGGGTACGGGATGCGGCGATACTGGGTGTACTGCTGGGCTGTGGTCTGCGCCGTTCTGAAGCCGTCTATCTCAGATTAAGTGACGTTGTCACGTATGAGAGAGCTCTCAGAGTGCTGGGAAAAGGAAACAAGGAACGACTGGCCTACATGCCTGACGGGACATGGCAGCGTCTTCAGCTCTGGATAGACCAGGTGCGCGGTGAAAACCCCGGACCGTTGTTCACCCGCATACGCCGGTTTGACACCCTGACGAATGACCGCCTTACCGACCAGGCTGTATACCATATTCTGCAGGTACGTCGGGGCCAGGCCGGAATTCCGCAATGTGCCCCGCATGATCTGAGGAGAACCTTTGCCACCGCCCTGCTGGATAACGGTGAAGACCTGATAACTGTGAAGGATGCGATGGGCCATGCCAGTGTCACCACCACCCAGAACTACGATCGCCGGGGAGATGAGCGGCTGCGAACGGCACGTGATCGCCTCAGCTTGCCATGA
- a CDS encoding YadA-like family protein has product MGGLVNAAGDEHQSAFGRRLREEEGSATGYGAHFTIAGESGRASPALLRRSPANNSGMANANGGWRQPESAPTSIDEQHAAGWLEDSEEVAGLRRSVIAGVAAMANIPPVTSYQNFSIGAGVGNTDGESAVAVGFSARASQSVVVKASVSNDTQRNFVVGGGISYGW; this is encoded by the coding sequence ATGGGCGGGCTGGTTAACGCCGCTGGCGACGAACATCAAAGCGCGTTTGGCCGACGGCTTCGAGAAGAGGAAGGAAGCGCGACTGGCTACGGGGCGCACTTCACTATCGCCGGGGAATCTGGCCGAGCAAGCCCAGCTTTATTGCGGCGATCACCTGCAAACAATAGCGGGATGGCCAACGCCAATGGCGGATGGCGACAACCGGAAAGCGCGCCCACATCTATTGATGAACAACACGCGGCCGGATGGCTCGAAGATTCAGAAGAGGTTGCAGGATTACGCCGCAGCGTCATTGCCGGTGTTGCCGCCATGGCCAATATCCCACCAGTTACGAGCTATCAAAATTTTAGCATTGGCGCTGGGGTAGGCAATACAGATGGTGAAAGCGCGGTGGCCGTGGGCTTTTCAGCTCGAGCATCCCAAAGCGTAGTGGTTAAAGCTTCGGTTTCGAACGATACCCAACGTAATTTCGTTGTTGGCGGCGGTATCTCTTACGGTTGGTAA
- the merD gene encoding mercury resistance co-regulator MerD, whose translation MSAYTVSRLALDAGVSVHIVRDYLLRGLLRPVAYTTGGYGLFDDTALQRLRFVRAAFEAGIGLDALARLCRALDAADGDGASAQLAVLRQLVERRREALASLEMQLAAMPTEPAQHAESLP comes from the coding sequence ATGAGCGCCTACACAGTGTCCCGGCTGGCCCTTGATGCCGGGGTGAGCGTGCATATCGTGCGCGACTACCTGCTGCGCGGATTGCTACGGCCGGTCGCGTACACTACGGGCGGCTACGGCTTGTTCGATGACACCGCGTTGCAACGGCTGCGCTTTGTACGGGCTGCCTTCGAAGCGGGTATCGGCCTGGACGCACTGGCGCGGCTGTGCCGGGCGCTGGATGCTGCGGACGGTGACGGTGCGTCTGCGCAGCTTGCCGTGTTGCGGCAACTCGTCGAGCGTCGGCGCGAGGCCCTGGCCAGCCTCGAAATGCAACTGGCCGCCATGCCAACCGAACCGGCACAGCACGCGGAGAGTCTGCCATGA
- a CDS encoding thioredoxin domain-containing protein, which produces MKTHPDVRYVFKEWPIFADRWENSQTAAERGLSVWKQKGAEAYVTYHNAIYATGNNEGELTKEDIDRAAAKTGWHDAGKENFTPTLEKNDALARTLGLTGTPGIVVMTVTGATPKNITVFPGAVSAQSIIAAITKALM; this is translated from the coding sequence ATGAAGACCCACCCGGACGTGCGCTACGTCTTTAAGGAGTGGCCAATTTTTGCCGATCGCTGGGAAAACTCGCAGACGGCCGCCGAACGCGGCCTTTCGGTCTGGAAACAGAAGGGAGCGGAGGCGTATGTCACGTACCACAACGCGATTTATGCTACCGGCAATAATGAAGGCGAGCTGACAAAAGAGGACATCGATCGGGCCGCTGCGAAAACCGGCTGGCACGATGCCGGCAAAGAGAATTTTACCCCGACGCTTGAGAAAAATGACGCACTGGCCAGAACGCTGGGACTGACCGGCACACCAGGCATTGTTGTCATGACTGTAACGGGCGCCACGCCGAAAAACATCACGGTGTTCCCCGGGGCCGTGTCAGCACAATCGATAATTGCTGCAATAACAAAAGCACTTATGTGA
- the merA gene encoding mercury(II) reductase, translating into MTTLKITGMTCDSCAAHVKEALEKVPGVQSALVSYPKGTAQLAIEAGTSSDALTTAVAGLGYEATLADAPPTDNRAGLLDKMRGWIGAADKPSGNERPLQVVVIGSGGAAMAAALKAVEQGAQVTLIERGTIGGTCVNVGCVPSKIMIRAAHIAHLRRESPFDGGMPPTPPTILRERLLAQQQARVEELRHAKYEGILDGNSAITVLHGEARFKDDQSLIVSLNEGGERVVMFDRCLVATGASPAVPPIPGLKESPYWTSTEALASDTIPERLAVIGSSVVALELAQAFARLGSKVTALARNTLFFREDPAIGEAVTAAFRAEGIEVLEHTQASQVAHMDGEFVLTTTHGELRADKLLVATGRTPNTRSLALEAAGVAVNAQGAIVIDKGMRTSSPNIYAAGDCTDQPQFVYVAAAAGTRAAINMTGGDAALDLTAMPAVVFTDPQVATVGYSEAEAHHDGIETDSRLLTLDNVPRALANFDTRGFIKLVIEEGSGRLIGVQAVAPEAGELIQTAVLAIRNRMTVQELADQLFPYLTMVEGLKLAAQTFSKDVKQLSCCAG; encoded by the coding sequence ATGACCACCCTGAAAATCACCGGGATGACCTGCGACTCGTGCGCGGCTCACGTCAAGGAAGCCTTGGAGAAAGTGCCCGGCGTGCAATCGGCGCTGGTGTCCTATCCGAAGGGCACAGCGCAACTCGCCATTGAGGCGGGCACGTCATCGGATGCGCTGACTACCGCCGTGGCCGGACTGGGCTACGAGGCAACGCTTGCCGATGCGCCACCGACGGACAACCGCGCCGGCCTGCTCGACAAGATGCGCGGCTGGATAGGGGCCGCTGATAAGCCCAGTGGCAACGAACGCCCGTTGCAGGTCGTCGTCATTGGTAGCGGTGGAGCCGCGATGGCGGCAGCACTGAAGGCCGTCGAGCAAGGCGCGCAGGTCACGCTGATTGAGCGCGGCACCATCGGCGGCACCTGCGTCAACGTCGGTTGTGTGCCGTCCAAGATCATGATCCGCGCCGCCCACATCGCCCATCTGCGCCGGGAAAGCCCATTCGACGGCGGCATGCCACCCACACCGCCGACGATCTTGCGCGAGCGGCTGCTGGCCCAGCAGCAGGCCCGTGTCGAAGAACTCCGTCATGCCAAGTACGAAGGCATCCTGGACGGCAATTCAGCCATCACCGTTCTGCACGGTGAAGCGCGTTTCAAGGACGACCAGAGCCTTATCGTTAGTTTGAACGAGGGTGGCGAGCGCGTCGTGATGTTCGACCGCTGCCTGGTCGCCACGGGTGCCAGCCCGGCGGTCCCGCCGATTCCGGGCTTGAAAGAGTCACCCTACTGGACTTCCACCGAGGCCCTGGCGAGCGACACCATTCCCGAACGCCTTGCCGTAATCGGCTCGTCGGTGGTGGCGCTGGAGCTGGCGCAAGCCTTTGCCCGGCTGGGCAGCAAGGTCACGGCCCTGGCGCGCAATACCTTGTTCTTCCGTGAAGACCCGGCCATCGGCGAGGCGGTGACAGCCGCTTTCCGTGCCGAGGGCATCGAGGTGCTGGAGCACACGCAAGCCAGCCAGGTCGCCCATATGGACGGTGAATTCGTGCTGACCACCACGCACGGTGAATTGCGCGCCGACAAGCTGCTGGTCGCCACCGGCCGGACACCGAACACGCGCAGCCTGGCATTGGAAGCGGCGGGGGTAGCCGTCAATGCGCAGGGGGCCATCGTCATCGACAAGGGCATGCGCACCAGTAGCCCGAACATCTACGCGGCCGGCGACTGCACCGACCAGCCGCAGTTCGTCTATGTGGCGGCAGCGGCCGGCACTCGTGCGGCGATCAACATGACTGGCGGCGATGCGGCCCTGGACCTGACCGCAATGCCGGCCGTGGTGTTCACCGACCCGCAGGTCGCCACCGTGGGCTACAGCGAGGCGGAAGCACATCACGACGGGATCGAGACCGACAGTCGCCTGCTAACACTGGATAACGTGCCGCGTGCGCTTGCCAACTTCGACACACGCGGCTTCATCAAGCTGGTCATCGAGGAAGGTAGCGGACGGCTCATCGGCGTGCAAGCGGTGGCCCCGGAAGCGGGTGAACTGATCCAGACGGCGGTGCTCGCCATTCGCAACCGTATGACCGTGCAGGAACTGGCCGACCAATTGTTCCCCTACCTGACCATGGTCGAAGGGCTGAAGCTCGCGGCGCAGACCTTCAGCAAGGACGTGAAGCAGCTTTCGTGCTGCGCCGGATGA
- the merE gene encoding broad-spectrum mercury transporter MerE: MNSPEHLPSETHKPITGYLWGALAVLTCPCHLPILAIVLAGTTAGAFIGEHWGIAALTLTGLFVLSVTRLLRAFKGRS; encoded by the coding sequence ATGAACAGCCCAGAGCACTTGCCGTCTGAGACGCACAAACCGATCACCGGCTACTTGTGGGGCGCGCTGGCCGTGCTCACCTGTCCCTGCCATTTGCCGATTCTCGCCATTGTGCTAGCCGGCACGACGGCCGGCGCGTTCATCGGGGAGCACTGGGGTATTGCAGCCCTCACGCTGACCGGCTTGTTTGTCCTGTCTGTGACGCGGCTGCTGCGGGCCTTCAAGGGAAGATCATGA
- a CDS encoding DUF3330 domain-containing protein, with translation MNANAPNTASCTTCCVCCKEIPLDAAFTPEGAEYVEHFCGLDCYERFQARAKAATESDIAPVPGGSQPSD, from the coding sequence ATGAACGCAAACGCCCCGAACACTGCCAGTTGCACCACCTGCTGCGTATGCTGCAAAGAAATTCCGCTCGATGCCGCCTTCACCCCGGAAGGCGCGGAATACGTCGAACATTTCTGCGGGCTGGATTGCTATGAACGCTTCCAGGCACGCGCCAAGGCCGCGACAGAATCTGACATTGCGCCTGTCCCTGGCGGTTCGCAGCCGTCAGATTGA
- the merC gene encoding organomercurial transporter MerC, which yields MGLITRIAGKTGALGSVVSAMGCAACFPAIASFGAAIGLGFLSQYEGLFIGILLPMFAGIALLANAIAWLNHRQWRRTALGTIGPILVLAAVFLMRAYGWQSGGLLYVGLALMVGVSVWDFISPAHRRCGPDSCELPEQRG from the coding sequence ATGGGACTCATCACGCGCATCGCTGGCAAAACCGGCGCGCTCGGCAGCGTCGTTTCCGCGATGGGCTGCGCCGCCTGTTTTCCTGCCATCGCCAGCTTTGGCGCGGCCATCGGACTGGGCTTCTTGAGCCAGTACGAGGGGCTATTCATTGGCATCCTGCTGCCGATGTTCGCCGGCATCGCGTTACTCGCCAATGCTATCGCTTGGCTCAATCATCGACAGTGGCGACGCACGGCGCTCGGCACGATAGGCCCGATCTTGGTGCTGGCAGCGGTGTTTTTAATGCGGGCTTACGGCTGGCAGAGCGGTGGACTGCTCTATGTCGGCCTGGCCTTGATGGTTGGGGTGTCGGTCTGGGATTTCATCTCGCCAGCACATCGCCGCTGCGGGCCGGACAGCTGTGAATTGCCAGAACAACGTGGCTGA
- the merP gene encoding mercury resistance system periplasmic binding protein MerP, whose protein sequence is MKKLFAALALAAVVAPVWAATQTVTLSVPGMTCASCPITVKHALSKVEGVSKTDVSFDKRQAVVTFDDAKTNVQKLTKATEDAGYPSSLKR, encoded by the coding sequence ATGAAAAAACTGTTTGCCGCCCTCGCCCTCGCTGCCGTTGTTGCCCCCGTGTGGGCCGCCACCCAGACCGTCACGCTGTCCGTGCCTGGCATGACCTGCGCCTCTTGCCCGATCACTGTCAAGCACGCGCTTTCCAAGGTTGAGGGCGTGAGCAAGACCGACGTAAGTTTCGACAAGCGCCAGGCCGTCGTCACCTTCGACGATGCCAAGACCAACGTCCAGAAGTTGACCAAGGCGACCGAGGACGCGGGCTATCCGTCCAGCCTCAAACGCTGA
- the merR gene encoding Hg(II)-responsive transcriptional regulator, translated as MQINFENLTIGVFAKAAGVNVETIRFYQRKGLLPEPDKPYGSIRRYGEADVTRVRFVKSAQRLGFSLDEIAELLRLEDGTHCEEASGLAEHKLKDVREKMADLARMEAVLSELVCACHARKGNVSCPLIASLQDGTKLAASARGSHGVTTP; from the coding sequence ATGCAAATTAATTTTGAGAATCTGACCATTGGCGTTTTTGCCAAGGCGGCCGGGGTCAATGTGGAGACCATCCGGTTCTACCAGCGCAAGGGCCTGCTGCCGGAGCCAGACAAGCCCTATGGCAGCATTCGCCGCTATGGCGAGGCGGATGTAACACGAGTGCGGTTCGTGAAATCGGCCCAGCGGCTGGGCTTTAGCCTGGACGAAATCGCCGAGCTACTGCGGCTGGAGGATGGCACCCATTGCGAGGAAGCCAGCGGCCTGGCCGAGCACAAGCTCAAGGATGTGCGCGAGAAGATGGCCGACTTGGCACGCATGGAGGCCGTGCTGTCTGAACTGGTGTGCGCCTGCCATGCGCGGAAAGGGAACGTTTCCTGCCCGCTGATTGCGTCACTGCAAGACGGAACGAAGCTCGCTGCATCGGCGCGGGGGAGTCACGGGGTGACTACGCCTTAG